The Brevibacterium atlanticum genome segment TTGATGTTCGTCGGCAGGTCGGCGAGGATCCTCTCCACTCGCACCGCTGCCCGGCTGCCTTCCTCCTTCGCCTCCTCCACCGCATGGTGGGAGACGGTGAGCAGGGCCGCGTCGACGGCGGAGAGGATCGCAGCGATGACCAGACACAGGGCCGCTCCGAGGAAGTAGGCGAACATGCTCAGACCTCGGTGGGGGTGGGAATGTCGGTGCGGCCGTCGTAGCGGGCGGCGAAGAAGGTCAGCAGCAGATGCCGCTGGAGTGCGAACATCTCCTCACGCTCTTCGTCCTCGCCGTGGTCGTAGCCGAGCAGGTGGAGGAATCCGTGCACGGTCAGCAGCAGGATCTCGTCCATCGTCGAATGCCCGGCCGTCTCCGCCTGGGTGCGGGCCACCTCGGGGCAGATGATGATGTCACCCATCTGGCCTTCGGTGGGACGATCGGGCTCACCCTGGTGGAGCTGGTCCATCGGGAAGGACATCACGTCGGTCGGCCCTTCGAGGTCCATCCAGTTCACGTGGAGTTCGGACATGGTCTCGGCGTCGACCATGGTCACGGCCAGCTCGGCACCCGCGTGCATGTGCAGGGCCTCGCCTAAGTATTCGGTCAGTGCCACGACCTCGTCGAGGTCGACCTCGGCATCGGTCTCATTGAGCAGCTCGGTGTTCATTCGGCACTCCCCCACAGGTCGTAGGCCTCGACGATCTTCGTCACCAGCGAATGCCTGACGACGTCCTTGCTGCCGAGTTCGCAGAACTGCAGGTCCTCGATCCCGGTGAGGATGTCGCGGACGACCTTGAGGCCGCTGCGGGTCTTGCCCGGCAGGTCGATCTGCGAGATGTCGCCGGTGACGACCATGCGGGAGCCGAATCCCAGCCGGGTGAGGAACATCTTCATCTGCTCGGCGGTGGTGTTCTGCGCTTCGTCGAGGATGATGAAGGCATCGTTGAGGGTCCGCCCGCGCATGTACGCCAGCGGTGCGACCTCGATCGTGCCGGTCTCGATGAGCAGCGGGATGGATTCGGGGTCGACCATGTCGTGGAGCGCATCGTAGAGGGGGCGCACATAGGGGTCGATCTTCTCGTTGAGTGTGCCCGGCAGGTAGCCCAGCGATTCGCCGGCCTCGACGGCGGGCCGGGTGAGGATGATCCGCGAGACCTCTTTGTGCTGGAGGGCGTTGACAGCCATCGCCATGGCCAGGTAGGTCTTGCCGGTGCCGGCGGGACCGATGCCGAAGGTGATCGTGTGGTTGCGGATGGCCTTGACGTAGTCGTGCTGGCCCATCGTCTTCGGCCGGATCGACTTGCCCCGTGTGGACAGGATGTTCGTGCCCAAAACCGCCGAGGCCGCCGCTCCTTCCGAGGAAAACGATGTGACGCGCTCGATCGTCTCCTCGTTGATGCGGTGACCTGCCGCGTGGAGCTTCTTGAGCTCTCCGATCACG includes the following:
- the ybeY gene encoding rRNA maturation RNase YbeY — its product is MNTELLNETDAEVDLDEVVALTEYLGEALHMHAGAELAVTMVDAETMSELHVNWMDLEGPTDVMSFPMDQLHQGEPDRPTEGQMGDIIICPEVARTQAETAGHSTMDEILLLTVHGFLHLLGYDHGEDEEREEMFALQRHLLLTFFAARYDGRTDIPTPTEV
- a CDS encoding PhoH family protein, with translation MNTTDEQAPVGDGAAAGASGNDSVRLVIPDSIDLVEFFGPGEANLRVLEKTFSDLDIHVRANQVQAAGDPKRLEAFVGVIGELKKLHAAGHRINEETIERVTSFSSEGAAASAVLGTNILSTRGKSIRPKTMGQHDYVKAIRNHTITFGIGPAGTGKTYLAMAMAVNALQHKEVSRIILTRPAVEAGESLGYLPGTLNEKIDPYVRPLYDALHDMVDPESIPLLIETGTIEVAPLAYMRGRTLNDAFIILDEAQNTTAEQMKMFLTRLGFGSRMVVTGDISQIDLPGKTRSGLKVVRDILTGIEDLQFCELGSKDVVRHSLVTKIVEAYDLWGSAE